The proteins below come from a single Garra rufa chromosome 3, GarRuf1.0, whole genome shotgun sequence genomic window:
- the LOC141332316 gene encoding cytidine deaminase — protein MAVAELVAKCLQAREMAYCPYSGFPVGAAILTTGGAIITGCNVENASYGLTVCAERTAIQRAVAEGYRRFTAIAVTCDIEDSFVGPCGACRQVLMEFGTEWDIYLTKPDGTYRKTSLRDLLPLAFTPAHLQKN, from the exons ATGGCTG TTGCGGAACTAGTGGCAAAATGCTTGCAAGCACGGGAAATGGCTTACTGTCCGTACAGTGGCTTTCCAGTCGGCGCTGCCATTTTGACGACAGGGGGCGCTATTATTACTG GCTGTAATGTTGAGAATGCCTCCTATGGCCTTACTGTATGTGCGGAGAGAACTGCGATACAGAGAGCGGTCGCAGAAGGCTACCGAAGATTTACAGCCATAGCTGTCACATG TGATATCGAAGATAGTTTTGTGGGACCCTGCGGTGCTTGTCGACAGGTGTTAATGGAG TTTGGCACAGAATGGGATATTTACCTCACTAAGCCAGATGGAACCTATAGGAAGACAAGTCTCAGAGACCTTTTGCCTTTAGCATTCACCCCGGCTCACCTGCAAAAGAACTGA